A window of Hallerella porci genomic DNA:
TTGGTTTGCTCGCCGTCATCGCGGTGCATTTGATTCTTTTGACCGCAGTTTTTTATTTGATTCTCCTTTTGACGAATTCGCATCCGAGCCTTTCTCTTTTGACGGCGGTATATTTGATTTTTTGCGAGATGGCAATCGTCGTGGCGGTAGCCCTTCTCTTTTCGACTTTTTCAAGTCCTGTGCTTTCGGCGCTTTTTACGATTGGCATTTACATTGCGGGAAGACTTTCTAACGAACTGATGGAACAGGTGACATTTGTCCGCCGCGTGGGTGAAATTGAAGGCGGTGAAGGCGTCTTCTTAGAAAAAGTCGCAAGTGTTATTCACGCGATTTTCCCGGGGCTTTATCGTTATGATATTTCGGCGTATGTGGTGCATAGCGTTGCTTTGCCATCGCATTATGTTTTTTGGAATAGCTTGTACGCGCTCGGTTACATTGGAATTTTCTTAGCGATTGCAAGTTGGTGGTTCAGCCGGAGAGACTTCGTATGATGACAAAAAATCAAGTCAATCAAATCATTGCCAAAGTTCTTCTCAAGAACAACCGCGTTTCCGAGAAGCAAGTGCAAGAATATTGGACGCGTGTCGATAATGAGCACGATATCGGCCGTTTGCTTTTAGATGCGGGAATCATCGATCAGAAAACGTATCAAGTCGTTTTGCAATATGTGAATTCTCTCGAAGCAAAATTGCAAGCGAAGGAATTCGCAGAAAAAGTTCAAGCGCCCGCGCCAACTCCTGCGCCACAGCCCGCACCGGCTGCTAATCCCGAGCCAGCTCTTGCGATTGAAGGCAATAATCCGTATGGACAACCGACGGCGACGAATGTGCAAATTGAAAAAGTCGAAGGCTTAGAGCAGACGAGTATTGCGTCGGTTTCGATTGCGTCGGAGCCCGCGCCCGAAGAAAAAGAAACGGCAGAGAAAAAAGAAGACGCTCTTCCGGATCGCTTTGAAATTGAAAGCGGGGAAGGTTCCATTACTCCGCCAGAACAGTTGACGACTGAAAATTCTCTCGCCGAAATTTTAGCGTTTGCAAGAAAATACGGCGCAACGGATGTGTATCTTTCGAAAACTTCTCCGATTGCGATGCGCATCTGCGGAATGCTCGGTTATGTAAACGATAAGCCTTACGAAGCATCGCAACTTTCGCGGCTTCTCGCCGAAGCGAAAGCGGGATTTGCGGACGGTTACGAACCGGTCGTCGGACAAGATTTTAGCAAGTCCATTGCGATTCCAGGAACAGGCCGCAACCGTTTAATTGTTTCGTGGAATGAAACGGTGCCGAATCTCGCTTTCCGCGTGATTTCTTCGGATGCAATTCCTTTGCAATCGCTTTACTTGCCCGCGTTCTGCAACGACTTTGTGAAATTGCAGCACGGTTTGGTTTTAATCGCGGGCCCATCGGGAAGCGGACGCTCGACGACTCTTTCGGCTTTTGGCGAAGCGATTGCGAGTGAACGCTCGGTGCTGATGCAGTCGATTGAAAAAACGATTGAACGCATTTTGTCCAATGCCAAAGGCATTACGATTCAGAAAGAAGTGGGTTTGCATACATCGTCGGGAGTTTTGGCGGTTCGCGAAGCGGTCAATTCTTCGGCGCAGGTCATTCTCTTCGATCACTTGGATACGACGGACGAATTGCGGGCGCTTTTGCAAGCAGCATCTTCGGGCGCTCTCGTTTTTGTGGTGACGATTGGCAAAGATATTTTCGGATTGCTTTCGCGGTTGCTTTCTTCTGCGGGCGATGGCGCAAGCGATTTAGCTGCATCCCTTGCCGATGAATTGCGGGGAGTGATCGTGCAGCATTTAATTCCGGTGATCGATAATCAAGGTTGGGTTCTCGCGGTCGAAGCGTTAAAAGTTACTTCGTCGATTTCGGATTTAATTCGGAAACAAGAACTCAGCGAATTACCGGCTGCGATTGCAGCGTTAAAAAGTCAAGGCGTTTCCTTGGACGATTCGCTACAGAATTTAGTGGAATCGGGATATATCCGCGGCGAAGATGCTTGGCTGCGTTCTCAAAATCGTCGGCGTTTTGCCGCATACCGTCCGCAGACAAAGGGTTGAAAATGCTGAATTTAAATGTTTGCTTAAATTATGCGCTGCAGTCGGGTGCAACCGATGTCATCCTCGCCGAAGGCTTTGTGCCGAATGTTCGCATCGCGGGCAGTTTGCATGCAATTCCCGAAACGGAAAAACTTTCTTTTGGCGATCTCGAAAGTGCGCTCGGTTCTCTCGAAGGTGAATGTGGTGCTTTTATCGGTGGACCGTGGCAGAACGCAAATTGGCGCGTGCGTTATTCGCGGGAAGCGTTTGGAAAAATGGCGACTCTCCGCGCAGTCGGTGCAGACTCGCCGAATTTAGCTGCATTAGAAGCGCCCGAATCCGTTTCCAATTTAATCGGAGCTTCTTCGGGTTTGATTCTTTTTACGGGGCCAATCGCTTCGGGAAAAACGACGACGGCTTCGGCTTATGTTTCCGAAGTTTGCAACAGTCGCATTTTACGCGCAGCATTTCTTGACCCGCTTCCGGAATACAAAATTTATTCGGGCGAAAGTTTAGTGCGAAAAAGACGTTCAAATGTTCCGTTAACGAAAGACATTGTGCAAAATTTACGCGCGGGAACGGATCTCTTTTGGCTCGGCGATGTCTCGCTTTCGGAATCTGTTCTCCCGATGCTTTGCGCCGCAGAAATGGGCTCGTTAGTCGTCGCCACATTAAATGCGGATTCGGCAAAATCAGCGATTACCAATTTGCTTTCACTCGAAGAATCGAGCAATCGTGAACTCGCACGAAATCTTCTTGCGGCAAATTTAAAAGCGGTTGTTTCGGAACATCTCATTTTGTCCGCAGATAAAACTTCGCTTGTCCCCGCTTGGGAAGTGCTTTATAACGACACAAGTGTTGCGCCGCTCATTCACGCGGGCGAATACTTCCGCATTCCGCAGGTGATGCGCGCAGCGACTTCCGAAGGCTCGCTCCCGTTAGATGATTCGCTCTTGCAACTCGTTCGCGGAAACCGCATTTCTAAAGCGGACGCTCGCGTGTATGCAATGGATGAAACTCTTTTCTTGGATTAGGAAATTCTAGTGAAGTTTGGGTTCGTGGTCGTGCTACTTTCTTTTGCGCTTCTCTTTGCGCAAAAAGAATCCGCGCCCAAAGTGACTCTTTATCTCGGCGGCGGAACGTATTCGCCGTGGTATTCTCTCGGGGTTTTGTACGCCGTTCGCGATTACCGCATTCCCGTAGATAGTGTCGTCGGCGTTTCGTGGGGCGCTTATGTGGGCGCATTATGGAGCGCTGGATTTGAATTAGATGACATTCAACGCATTTTAACGGATTCGCATTTCACCGCATTACTTTCTCCGAAAAATTCTCCCGACGAAAATTCTCTTTTCCATTTACCGATTGCGATGAACGGAAAACCGTCGCTCGCATTTCGTTACGCATTCTTTGGCGACTCTCTCGGTTACGCGCATTTTCGTTCCAAAAAATTAGAAGCGGATTCTGCATTCACCGAAGAAAAATTTTTCCGTTTTCAAATCGAAGAATCGCTTTTGCGGGCGGATTCTTTTGTGGTGCCTTT
This region includes:
- a CDS encoding ABC transporter permease, translated to MQNIKNIGIIALNTFRESVRNKILYNIVFLAIALAFFSIILGEWSVFDRAHVIKSTTLSIMSLSGLLISVFVGISLVQKEIQGRTVLTLLSKPISRAVFIVGKYFGLLAVIAVHLILLTAVFYLILLLTNSHPSLSLLTAVYLIFCEMAIVVAVALLFSTFSSPVLSALFTIGIYIAGRLSNELMEQVTFVRRVGEIEGGEGVFLEKVASVIHAIFPGLYRYDISAYVVHSVALPSHYVFWNSLYALGYIGIFLAIASWWFSRRDFV
- a CDS encoding ATPase, T2SS/T4P/T4SS family, encoding MMTKNQVNQIIAKVLLKNNRVSEKQVQEYWTRVDNEHDIGRLLLDAGIIDQKTYQVVLQYVNSLEAKLQAKEFAEKVQAPAPTPAPQPAPAANPEPALAIEGNNPYGQPTATNVQIEKVEGLEQTSIASVSIASEPAPEEKETAEKKEDALPDRFEIESGEGSITPPEQLTTENSLAEILAFARKYGATDVYLSKTSPIAMRICGMLGYVNDKPYEASQLSRLLAEAKAGFADGYEPVVGQDFSKSIAIPGTGRNRLIVSWNETVPNLAFRVISSDAIPLQSLYLPAFCNDFVKLQHGLVLIAGPSGSGRSTTLSAFGEAIASERSVLMQSIEKTIERILSNAKGITIQKEVGLHTSSGVLAVREAVNSSAQVILFDHLDTTDELRALLQAASSGALVFVVTIGKDIFGLLSRLLSSAGDGASDLAASLADELRGVIVQHLIPVIDNQGWVLAVEALKVTSSISDLIRKQELSELPAAIAALKSQGVSLDDSLQNLVESGYIRGEDAWLRSQNRRRFAAYRPQTKG
- a CDS encoding ATPase, T2SS/T4P/T4SS family; translation: MLNLNVCLNYALQSGATDVILAEGFVPNVRIAGSLHAIPETEKLSFGDLESALGSLEGECGAFIGGPWQNANWRVRYSREAFGKMATLRAVGADSPNLAALEAPESVSNLIGASSGLILFTGPIASGKTTTASAYVSEVCNSRILRAAFLDPLPEYKIYSGESLVRKRRSNVPLTKDIVQNLRAGTDLFWLGDVSLSESVLPMLCAAEMGSLVVATLNADSAKSAITNLLSLEESSNRELARNLLAANLKAVVSEHLILSADKTSLVPAWEVLYNDTSVAPLIHAGEYFRIPQVMRAATSEGSLPLDDSLLQLVRGNRISKADARVYAMDETLFLD